GCGGTAACAATACTGATTATTCCATAACGGAGGAAGTAGCATGATGAGAAGAACCATAAGTACCGGAGCAGAGATCATGGATATAGACAGTAAAACAGGAGAGATCTTTGTAGTGGGAAGTGACCGAACCGATTATGAACTTATCAAACAGACAAAGATACAGGCATACAAACTGCTTTCACCCAATGACTTCGTTTCCATCAACGGAGTCTGGGAAGCAAAAAGGGATGCACTCATCAAGATCCTCTCTTCACTGCCCATCTCATACAGCTGGAAGATTACGGACAAACAACTCTCCGATAAGTATGCCCAGGTACTTGGGACACTTCGTATTGAAGCGGGTGATATCGTCAGACAGGCAGACAGCATGGGGATCTGTGAATTCTCTGAACTCAAAGGCAATGGCGGACTGCACTTCATGAACGCCAGAGCGGAGACCAGAGCGTTGAAACGTGCCATAGAGACGCTGTTTGGATCGGTGATCAACTACTATGTCATCCATGTACTTGAGAAGCATCACTGACAGCAGGCAGAGGTGTTCTCTGCCGAAAGGAGGAAGCAATGTCAATACGTCAGCCACGGCTCTTTGCCTATAACAGCAGGACCAGTGAAATGCTTGTAGGTGCATCTGTCAGTGAAGCAGAAGAGGTAAAGCGAAAGGTACGGATATTACAGCGTGAAAAGAAGATGATAGAGGACTGGAGGCTGGATATCTTCTGCAGAAGCCCGCAAACCATTACCGATATCATCATTGCCAGGAACAATATGAACAGTGCTGCCGCATCTTACGGGAGATACTGTATCAGGATCGCTGTCACTCCTGAAAAGCTCAGAAGCTATACGCTTACGGTAGCGTACCTACAGAACCAGCAAAAAGCAGAAGAAGTATCTGATACGGTTCGGAAATATCTGAAGTTACGATATGGGATATCTTTGACAGGTGAGTAGTGGATTTGACAGCCTGTAAATTCAACGGAACTTCCATCCATCATCATTTCCATATAGTAATTTACGCAAACTTTGTTTGCTTTTTTTGGTGGATTTTTCTTTCTATGAAATCTTTTTTGTAATCCAGGATATCATTGAGAGCATCATATAAACCCTGTTTGTACTCTGTATCATCAAGGCAGGAATAGAGCTGCATCTGTTTTAGGATCTGGTCATGAAGGTACTGCTGCAGGTTCTTTTCTTCTTGTTGATAGTAAAAGGTAAGTTCTCCAATATATTCCAAAGCAGTGAGCCTTCCTTCTCTGTACTTCTCACTGATCTGCAAAACTCCTCTGTTAAACTTGTATAGTGTTAGCTGATGGGAACAATGGTTACTGACAGCTTCTATGACCTCTTTTGATGTCGGTTTCATAATGGTATTGTGGCAGAAATAGAATAGGGCAATTAAAATCATGTCAAATTGTCATAGTCCTTAATTGTTAAAGTATCAATCGCCTGTTTTAATTTTTCTATAGGGAAGCCTTTGATATACCGTGAAAGTGTCATGGTTTCTTGTTTATGACCCATTAACTCCGATATGAGATGTGGTGCAACACCACAGGAAGCAAGATCAGTAGCAAATGAGTGTCTCAGGCTATACAGTGTTCCACTTTTCAATGTCTTACTGCATTGTTTGGCAATATACTCTGGGTGTAGTGATCGTATATTTGTAAGTAGATCTTCGGGTTCAGTAATAGATCGATGTACCGGAATAAGTCTGTAACTGTTCTTTGTTTTTAATTTGATAGTGGTATCGGTCAGATCAAAACATTTTACTCCATCTATCATGGATACCTTGCATTTGAATACTTCTGACAACCTCATTCCAGTTAAATACAGTAATGTGTAGGCAGACTTTAGTTCGGATGTTTTAGCACCATTTATGAGCTTTATGATGGTATTGATGTTGAGTGCAGTTCTCTCCGCTCTAGAAGCAATTTCAGATTTTATAAGTGGAATATCAAATTGCTTTTCAATGTAGTTTCGTTTATAGCAGAAGTTGAGAAAAGACTTCAGTGTTTTCAAATATGCATTTACACCTCTTGGAGCAAGTTTGTCTTTTTTGGGTATGTCCATATTAATCAACTCTTTTATCGGAAATCGTTTGTATTTTTGTATGTTTCTCTTGGGCAACTTTTTAAGGATAGTGATTGACTTATCAAGGGTTTCCTGAGTGAGACCAGAAAGATCTTCAGGTAGCAATATTGACAACAGTTCCATATGCATTGTTACTGTCTTTTGTGCATCATCAGACCGTTCTGTAACTGTGAGATATGACTTTATTTCTGAAACAGATTTTTCCTGATCAATACCAAGTTTGCCTATATCTGGTTCTTTACCCATTCTTTTGGTCATAAGTAATTCATCAAAAATAGAATCGATATTGCGTGCAAGCATCATAGCCATATCTTTGTTTTTTGATAGAGCTTTTGCAAAGTAAAGCGTATGTGTGTACTGTTGTAGTTCCAAAGGTATTCTGCGCCTATAGTGGTATGTTGTTCCTCTTATGTGAATGTGCATCAAATTCATATCCATGTGATACAAAATGTGATACAAAAGCTCTGAAACAACGCTCTCAGCGGTAGAGTAGATGACTGTTAATCATTTGGTCCCAGGTTCGAATCCTGGTGCCGGAGCCACAATATAAAATAATCCTTCCTTTAAAATTCAACCAAAAGTTCCAGTTTTAATCACTGACACCTTTCAGATATAATACTGCTTTCAAATAACACATAAAGTATTCAAGCCTATGCAAAACCTTATAACACTGCTCTCCAATAAGACGAAACTTGACCCCAAAGCCATTACAAATATCCTCAAACTTCTGGATGAAGGCTCAACTGTTCCATTTATTGCCCGTTACCGTAAAGAGATGACCGGCGGGGCGAGTGATGATGTGCTTCGTGATTTCTATGAAGTGTATCTGTCAGCCAGACGACTGCTTGAGAGAAAAGAGGAGATACTCAATCTTCTGACCGAAAGGGCACTCATTATGCCTCAGTTAAAATCGGGTATTGAATCTGCTGAAACTATGACAGCACTGGAAGATATTTACAGACCATACAAAGAGAAAAAGAATACCAGAGCCTCTCTTGCCATAAAGAACGGCTTGGAACCCCTTGCCAATATTCTGCAGTCAGCCAAACTGAGCAGGCAGGAGTTTGAAAGTAAAGCCAGACAATTTGTAAGAGGTCCTGTAAAAAGTGTGGATGATGCGGTCAAAGGTGCCAGAGACATAGTGGCTGAGAGATTTTCTGACTCTCCGAAAGAGCGGACCATTGTGAGAGATATGTTACTCAAACACGGGATGCTGGAAGTCAAGAAAGGCAAATTATTTGAAGAGCAGGGTGTCTACAAAAACTATAAAGAACACAGTGAAAGAGTTGCTTTTGTGCCTTCTCACAGGTATCTTGCCATTAAACGCGGGGAGAAAGAGAAACAGCTCTCTGTCAAACTGACCATAGATTCAGACAGATATCTGGAAACCCTGAAACGGTATAAACTCAGAGAGCATATGGGGTCTTCCAAAGCCATTCTTTTTGAAGCCTACAAAGAGGGTTTTAAACGTCTGCTCTTTCCCTCCATAGAAAGAGAAGTGTTTGCTCTTTTAAAAGAGAAAGCGGACCTTGGTGCCATCAGTGTGTTCGGAAAGAACCTGACGCAACTGCTGATGACCCCTCCGGTTACGCATAAAGTACTGTTGGGGGCAGATCCTGCGTACAAAACAGGATGCAAGCTGGCAGTGTTGGATGAAAACGGTACTTATCTGGATGATGCACTGATCTTTCCTGCACCGCCGAGAAGTGACTATGAAGGGTCACGTAAGATCGTTCTGGATCTGGTGAAAAAATACAATATCCAGGGAGTGGCCATAGGAAACGGTACCGCATCCAAAGAGACACAGGAGTTTTTTGCCGGGATCAACAAAGAGTTGAACGGTACTTTGAAATATACAGTGGTATCAGAAGCAGGGGCATCGGTCTATTCTGCATCCAAAGTGGCAGCAGAGGAGTACCCCGATCTTGATGTCACGGTGCGGGGAGCCATCTCCATCGCCGGAAGGGTACGTGACCCTATGGCTGCCTTGGTCAAGATAGATCCAAGATCTTTGGGTATAGGGCAGTATCAGCATGATGTAGACCAGAAACTGCTTGAGAGAAAACTGCATGAAAGTGTGGAAGACCTGGTGAACCATGTGGGTGTCGATGTGAACTCCGCTTCAGCCTCTCTGCTCTCTTTCGTTGCCGGTGTCGGACCGAAACTTGCCAGGAGTATCGTGCAGTACAGAGAAGAACATGGAGCGTTCAGGAGCAAGAAAGAGCTGCTGAAGGTCAAAGGTCTTGGAGCAAAAGCCTATGAACAGCTGGCGGGGTTCATACGTATTCGTGACGGAGAGAGTATCTTTGACAATACCGGTATACACCCTGAGAGTTATGATGTAGCCAAAGTGTTGCAAGAGATCAAAGAGAAGATAGATACAAAGCGTTTAGCTGAAAAACTGGGTGTTGGTGAAGAGACACTCAACGATATTATCAAAGAGTTGGATAAACCAGGGTTTGACCCGAGAGAGGAATTGCCTGCGATTCCTTTTAGAGATGACATGACCGACATCAATATGCTAAGAGAGGGGAGTATCGTCTCCGGTGTCGTAAGGAACATTGCAGACTTCGGTGCTTTTGTAGATATAGGGCTCAAGAATGACGGCATGATCCACATATCGGAAATGAGTGAAAAACGTATCAAACATCCTCTTGAAGTACTGTCTGTCAATCAGTATCTGCATCAGATAGAGGTGATTTCTGTTGATGTGGAAAAAGGGAAGGTCGGATTGAGTCTGAAGGGTATTCAGAGTGGCTATGGATGAGGCAAAACAGGATAGACTCCATTAAACACGAAATTAAATTTCGCACTTTTTAGGTATACTTCTCTTAATATTGAGATAAAAGGAGCAATGCCATGTCACAGAACACACAAACCCTCGACGAATCCCAACAGCACAAAGCGCTCATCCTCAGAGATGAACTGGCAGATACCTTCGATGAAGAGAAAGCAGAAGAGTTCGGCAAGAAGAACCAGAACAAAAGCTGGTACAAGGACTTCATGCTGCTCTACCATATGGTAATGGACAAAGAGTACAGCATTGACGGTAAGACCAAACTGGCCATTGCCGGAGCTCTTGCCTATGTCATACTCCCCATAGACATCATTCCGGACTTCCTGCCCATCGTAGGCTGGCTGGACGATGCCTTCGTGCTTAGTTTCACCATGGCCAGTCTGGCAGAGGAAATAGAACGCTACAAAGTATTCAAAGGTGAGCTCTCCTGATGCTCGATCTCTCCACCTACGGTTACAACCTTGCCGCCAACGAAAGACTCGAAGAGATGATAGAATTTTTCTGGAGAGGAGGACGGGGAAGTGCCTCGGAGCTGGCAGAACGTTTCGGTGTGAACAAAAGAACCATCAACAACGACATCAAACGGCTTCCTTTTCTGGAGCGTGACGGATGGACCTACTATCTTCCCAAGTCCTACCTCGAACTCCAGCCTTATGAAAAAGCGAAGATGAGTGGTGCGATGATGCTGGCGATGTTCGAGAAGGCTGTTCCCATGCTCAGTGAACATGCAGAGTCTCTCTTTGAATTTATGCCCAAGAACAGAGAGATCTTCCTCTTCGACTTCGCCTTTGAAGCATTGGACGATGAAGAGATGATGGCAAAGCTTGTAAGCATCATCGATGAGAGAAGAGGTGCGACCTTTGAATATACCAATAACAAGAAAGAAACGAAACAGCGTTTCACCTTTCCTGTAAAGATCGCCAACTTCAACGGACACTGGTACCTTCTGGCACTCGATGCAGAAGCAGACAAGATCAAAAGCTTTCGTCTCAATGCCATGAAGCACCTCAAGGAAATGGAAGAAGATCCTGTCAGCGAAGCGCAGAAGGATCATTGGCACAAAACACTTGAAGCAATGGATGCTTCAAAGGTGCAAAAAGAATTCGTAATGTTTGAAGCAGAGTAAGGAAGCGGCATGTTGAAAAAAATGAAAGACACAGCGCTCTCCAAAGGGCTTAAAGCTGCGATCAACTACAAAGTAAAGGAGTATGGAGAGATGATAAGATTAAACCTGGATTCAAAGTCGAAAACCATAGAGCTCGAACTGATGCTGGAAGGCGAGAAAGAGCCTCTGCATGTCAAAGTCAACCGCTATGAGCTCAGAGAAGAGGGCGGCAGGTACTATCTCATCGCTGAAGATATCGTGACCTCAAGAGCATGGATCAACACGGTTGCAGCGCAGTATCTGCATGGCCAGAAGTTCGAGATACCTGCAGAGTATGCAAAACTCCTGAAAGTCGTGGTATAATACGAAAATGAAAAAAGGGTCTGCTTTGATGAAAACTGTGTTATTGGCATTTGTATTGGCGTTAACTGCCACTCTCAATGCAGCTCCCCCTGCAAATAAAACGGACGACATCACAGAAGAAAAACTGGTCAGAATGATCGATACGAAAGAGGAGCATGGCAGATCCTGTGAAGCATACAGCTACATCACTCCTATGCAAAGACTGAAACTCCTGCACCACGATGATTTCATGCTGGGCGACATTCTCAGTGATTCCCTCACCATTGACAAAATAGAACCGGAACACCTTGAAAAGACAAACCTTACAGAGTGCAGTAATGCAGATATCAATATCAGTGAATATACCTATGCCGAAGAGCTGAGCTATCTCAACGACACTGTTGTCACTATAGATGTATTCCAGTACGCCTATGGTGCAGGAGCGGCACACGGCAATGGGCATATGTCCCATTACATCTACGACAGGGACTACGGTATGCGTCTGGGCTGGGAGGATCTTTTCGGAAAGAGCAAAGCGTTCGATCTGTATGTCCTCAAACGTGTGGTCAATGAGATCGCGGATGAAGAGTTCATCTCCTATTTCGAGTCGACTGAGCAGCTGCTCAACTTCCGTATACCGGGCTACTACGCCATTACAGAGAAAGGCCTCCTCATTCAGTACGGCAAATATGAGATCACCCCGGGTTCGTCCGGTCTTCCTTCCATAGTCGTTCCCAAAAAGGTGCTCAGACAGTACATGAGCCAGGAAAAGTACCAGAAGTACTTTATGACAAGAACA
The window above is part of the Sulfurovum riftiae genome. Proteins encoded here:
- a CDS encoding RsiV family protein, with the protein product MKTVLLAFVLALTATLNAAPPANKTDDITEEKLVRMIDTKEEHGRSCEAYSYITPMQRLKLLHHDDFMLGDILSDSLTIDKIEPEHLEKTNLTECSNADINISEYTYAEELSYLNDTVVTIDVFQYAYGAGAAHGNGHMSHYIYDRDYGMRLGWEDLFGKSKAFDLYVLKRVVNEIADEEFISYFESTEQLLNFRIPGYYAITEKGLLIQYGKYEITPGSSGLPSIVVPKKVLRQYMSQEKYQKYFMTRTELLAEMLSEF
- a CDS encoding YkvA family protein, with protein sequence MSQNTQTLDESQQHKALILRDELADTFDEEKAEEFGKKNQNKSWYKDFMLLYHMVMDKEYSIDGKTKLAIAGALAYVILPIDIIPDFLPIVGWLDDAFVLSFTMASLAEEIERYKVFKGELS
- a CDS encoding helix-hairpin-helix domain-containing protein; this encodes MQNLITLLSNKTKLDPKAITNILKLLDEGSTVPFIARYRKEMTGGASDDVLRDFYEVYLSARRLLERKEEILNLLTERALIMPQLKSGIESAETMTALEDIYRPYKEKKNTRASLAIKNGLEPLANILQSAKLSRQEFESKARQFVRGPVKSVDDAVKGARDIVAERFSDSPKERTIVRDMLLKHGMLEVKKGKLFEEQGVYKNYKEHSERVAFVPSHRYLAIKRGEKEKQLSVKLTIDSDRYLETLKRYKLREHMGSSKAILFEAYKEGFKRLLFPSIEREVFALLKEKADLGAISVFGKNLTQLLMTPPVTHKVLLGADPAYKTGCKLAVLDENGTYLDDALIFPAPPRSDYEGSRKIVLDLVKKYNIQGVAIGNGTASKETQEFFAGINKELNGTLKYTVVSEAGASVYSASKVAAEEYPDLDVTVRGAISIAGRVRDPMAALVKIDPRSLGIGQYQHDVDQKLLERKLHESVEDLVNHVGVDVNSASASLLSFVAGVGPKLARSIVQYREEHGAFRSKKELLKVKGLGAKAYEQLAGFIRIRDGESIFDNTGIHPESYDVAKVLQEIKEKIDTKRLAEKLGVGEETLNDIIKELDKPGFDPREELPAIPFRDDMTDINMLREGSIVSGVVRNIADFGAFVDIGLKNDGMIHISEMSEKRIKHPLEVLSVNQYLHQIEVISVDVEKGKVGLSLKGIQSGYG
- a CDS encoding helix-turn-helix transcriptional regulator, whose product is MLDLSTYGYNLAANERLEEMIEFFWRGGRGSASELAERFGVNKRTINNDIKRLPFLERDGWTYYLPKSYLELQPYEKAKMSGAMMLAMFEKAVPMLSEHAESLFEFMPKNREIFLFDFAFEALDDEEMMAKLVSIIDERRGATFEYTNNKKETKQRFTFPVKIANFNGHWYLLALDAEADKIKSFRLNAMKHLKEMEEDPVSEAQKDHWHKTLEAMDASKVQKEFVMFEAE
- a CDS encoding tyrosine-type recombinase/integrase, with product MNLMHIHIRGTTYHYRRRIPLELQQYTHTLYFAKALSKNKDMAMMLARNIDSIFDELLMTKRMGKEPDIGKLGIDQEKSVSEIKSYLTVTERSDDAQKTVTMHMELLSILLPEDLSGLTQETLDKSITILKKLPKRNIQKYKRFPIKELINMDIPKKDKLAPRGVNAYLKTLKSFLNFCYKRNYIEKQFDIPLIKSEIASRAERTALNINTIIKLINGAKTSELKSAYTLLYLTGMRLSEVFKCKVSMIDGVKCFDLTDTTIKLKTKNSYRLIPVHRSITEPEDLLTNIRSLHPEYIAKQCSKTLKSGTLYSLRHSFATDLASCGVAPHLISELMGHKQETMTLSRYIKGFPIEKLKQAIDTLTIKDYDNLT